One Epinephelus fuscoguttatus linkage group LG10, E.fuscoguttatus.final_Chr_v1 genomic window carries:
- the LOC125895974 gene encoding uncharacterized protein LOC125895974 isoform X3 — protein MTTAKPPCSIENWTEEDVHHWLITEVKVHQTDADRFVEEEVSGSSLDEFKKEDILDLGIKHGPAVKITSYLRNLKKGSQHEPQFPAYVEKWTKEQVAQWLLQHVRIYNKYAVRFQEEDVSGDCLVCFTKQDLLDLEVKSGPAVRILSELRQLKNKPEPTLEPILHTSTDQTEAPNPTQPKLSLAQATASEQPESRDNIESKTDNTVENEQEKTQRPSKKASEKEEIQQPRPRDLGARRKEVSKTTVLQDASKIKLEIKKTLANLSPHDLKDFHFCLQEYSKSKHTPIPRCKLEKIDIMDTATLIIEHFSSKDALQVTKDVLKEINQLQLICDLEKNMDEEIKDPQSSKIPVESH, from the exons ATGACTACGGCAAAGCCTCCTTGTTCCATTGAAAACTGGACTGAGGAAGATGTCCACCACTGGCTGATCACAGAGGTCAAAGTTCATCAGACAGATGCAGACAGATTCGTTGAAGAAGAAGTGTCAGGATCAAGTTTAGATGAGTTTAAAAAGGAAGACATCTTGGACTTGGGAATAAAACACGGTCCTGCTGTAAAAATCACATCCTATCTAAGAAATCTGAAAAAAGGATCACAACATGAGCCGCAGTTCCCAGCATATGTGGAAAAGTGGACAAAGGAGCAAGTGGCCCAGTGGTTACTGCAGCATGTTAGGATATACAACAAATATGCAGTACGATTCCAAGAGGAAGATGTGTCTGGAGATTGCCTTGTTTGCTTCACGAAGCAAGATTTACTGGACCTGGAAGTGAAAAGCGGTCCTGCTGTAAGAATTCTGTCAGAACTCCGtcagctgaaaaacaaaccagagcCGACACTGGAACCCATCCTTCACACCAGCACAGACCAAACAGAAGCTCCAAATCCCACTCAACCTAAGCTGAGTCTGGCGCAGGCCACGGCATCCGAACAACCAGAATCACGTGACAATATTGAATCAAAAACAGACAATACGGTGGAAAATGAACAAGAAAAGACTCAGCGACCATCCAAGAAAGCTTCAGAGAAGGAGGAAATTCAGCAGCCAAGGCCACGAGACTTGGGGGCCAGGAGAAAAGAGGTTTCTAAA ACTACAGTCCTACAAGACGCATCCAAGATTAAACTGGAGATAAAGAAGACCCTAGCCAACCTTTCACCACATGACCTGAAAGATTTCCATTTCTGCTTACAAGAATACTCAAAATCCAAACATACACCTATTCCTCGGTGTAAACTGGAAAAGATTGACATCATGGACACAGCTACATTAATAATTGAGCACTTCAGTAGCAAAGATGCTTTACAAGTCACAAAAGATGTTCTAAAAGAAATCAATCAGCTTCAACTCATCTGTGACCTGGAAAAGAACATGG acGAAGAGATCAAGGATCCCCAGAGCTCCAAAATTCCAGTTGAGAGCCATTAA
- the LOC125895974 gene encoding sterile alpha motif domain-containing protein 9-like isoform X2, giving the protein MTTAKPPCSIENWTEEDVHHWLITEVKVHQTDADRFVEEEVSGSSLDEFKKEDILDLGIKHGPAVKITSYLRNLKKGSQHEPQFPAYVEKWTKEQVAQWLLQHVRIYNKYAVRFQEEDVSGDCLVCFTKQDLLDLEVKSGPAVRILSELRQLKNKPEPTLEPILHTSTDQTEAPNPTQPKLSLAQATASEQPESRDNIESKTDNTVENEQEKTQRPSKKASEKEEIQQPRPRDLGARRKETTVLQDASKIKLEIKKTLANLSPHDLKDFHFCLQEYSKSKHTPIPRCKLEKIDIMDTATLIIEHFSSKDALQVTKDVLKEINQLQLICDLEKNMGQLEQRTLSEHVLKKEANQGDKLKNLLTCGGNSLDNYNRFVVVVNKSSPEQVQYLQFLNKLKLFCVLDFDPNSIAPGGLCHSYRESRVANLHTPSQYQGQTESVIKNLNLCKQTSWVFCNGRHDLDSDSNKELDYRNWLRKSCGVVDQLVSFICNPEVLLHGRSLIIFLLLSPVDTEKDPIFDTYKSFIKYTEEEGIVTICESQHSYEKWRELIQEKCESDIDPRSIYALTLSEVNGTIMALGPLNQSTGRLLPSSGSSAVVLKQKDEDFMPALDILCLNQCENIYDENSQEFHDFRIKVEEEFYRGGKVKWWNFYFCDKDKDKPFVKRDKYENVKKMIRSQLRDSKNICALINLFHHPGCGGTTLAMHVMWDLRHEFRCAVLKDNTLPKTEVAIQVQRLMKLESERPSPVLLLIDDSKETGNPHDLVNCIHKAALEDSLNINIDDAPNCKVIILNCVRSHSPKDQYRQHNPSQAQYITASLTQEEQKDFEKKLKELEETHENPKNFYSFMIMKRNFEEKYINDLARNTLVNFDISKKEARLFAFLALLNTYVAGSEISLSLCEDFLGMKMIRWQEDSILDRMKPYSNFLIIDTVEDWGGYKGIRILHHSIASACLDEFERSCYLKVSDITVEILHCDLFFSVGVVKHRFMLSIQRMLIERQRKKGERDEREPFSPLIGKIHNQQGRQTVQEIFVKASSRFVTSASIPQALARYLCINERDFPEALKWAEKAKNIKENPYTFDTIGQIHKSNLKSNNHKEKQETSCNPEDLNTNIKIAVNAITAFRRAQELANAEDEPEMEAADDESDDYPRKSYNVFGYVGVLEIAFLVLEILSRLPFFEQSDPMKKKYLQSFLEKTIPITSVYKEDNEINNRYVEIIKEHKQFLLSLKTEVKEMFELFDCYFTYIKGNNSDFDSKNHQTVCSHFKDYVNLFCTAPEEKKKERQNNPNLDLKIDIEERKMFLEEKNADTFAGIIQHLYKPAEEIESITECYAFLQKNFINKKQNTKETINYILSNIVLYILKPKSKHVKSSNHLSALLSKTLQDVGLGFPFPDPYYLALLLFWPSPTQENTEIGVYVRAIRNSYHKRLTLWFRNRSTVAHFFLGKEEGLKRLVSKPQLDENFKEMRRDILAQHWRNGDIFKEKAIIDRLQRVSGTTEQGEVFANYGKLKIPVRPALIAGIRSGFSTEKVSFYLGFAVNGPLAYDIQYEN; this is encoded by the exons ATGACTACGGCAAAGCCTCCTTGTTCCATTGAAAACTGGACTGAGGAAGATGTCCACCACTGGCTGATCACAGAGGTCAAAGTTCATCAGACAGATGCAGACAGATTCGTTGAAGAAGAAGTGTCAGGATCAAGTTTAGATGAGTTTAAAAAGGAAGACATCTTGGACTTGGGAATAAAACACGGTCCTGCTGTAAAAATCACATCCTATCTAAGAAATCTGAAAAAAGGATCACAACATGAGCCGCAGTTCCCAGCATATGTGGAAAAGTGGACAAAGGAGCAAGTGGCCCAGTGGTTACTGCAGCATGTTAGGATATACAACAAATATGCAGTACGATTCCAAGAGGAAGATGTGTCTGGAGATTGCCTTGTTTGCTTCACGAAGCAAGATTTACTGGACCTGGAAGTGAAAAGCGGTCCTGCTGTAAGAATTCTGTCAGAACTCCGtcagctgaaaaacaaaccagagcCGACACTGGAACCCATCCTTCACACCAGCACAGACCAAACAGAAGCTCCAAATCCCACTCAACCTAAGCTGAGTCTGGCGCAGGCCACGGCATCCGAACAACCAGAATCACGTGACAATATTGAATCAAAAACAGACAATACGGTGGAAAATGAACAAGAAAAGACTCAGCGACCATCCAAGAAAGCTTCAGAGAAGGAGGAAATTCAGCAGCCAAGGCCACGAGACTTGGGGGCCAGGAGAAAAGAG ACTACAGTCCTACAAGACGCATCCAAGATTAAACTGGAGATAAAGAAGACCCTAGCCAACCTTTCACCACATGACCTGAAAGATTTCCATTTCTGCTTACAAGAATACTCAAAATCCAAACATACACCTATTCCTCGGTGTAAACTGGAAAAGATTGACATCATGGACACAGCTACATTAATAATTGAGCACTTCAGTAGCAAAGATGCTTTACAAGTCACAAAAGATGTTCTAAAAGAAATCAATCAGCTTCAACTCATCTGTGACCTGGAAAAGAACATGG GCCAACTGGAGCAGCGGACTCTGTCAGAACATGTTTTGAAGAAAGAAGCTAACCAGGGTGACAAACTAAAGAATTTATTAACTTGTGGTGGGAACTCACTGGATAATTATAACAGATTTGTTGTTGTAGTAAACAAGAGCAGTCCAGAACAAGTGCAGTATCTACAGTTCTTGAATAAGCTAAAACTGTTCTGTGTGTTAGATTTTGACCCCAACTCCATTGCTCCAGGTGGACTGTGTCATTCCTACAGAGAGTCAAGGGTAGCCAATCTTCACACTCCATCACAATATCAAGGACAAACTGAGTCAGTAATCAAGAACCTGAACCTCTGCAAACAGACCAGCTGGGTCTTCTGCAATGGCAGACATGATCTTGACAGTGACTCAAACAAGGAGTTAGACTATAGGAACTGGCTGAGGAAATCTTGTGGAGTTGTAGACCAATTGGTTTCATTCATTTGCAACCCTGAAGTTCTTCTTCATGGAAGAAGTCTCATCATATTCCTCCTGCTTTCACCTGTGGATACTGAGAAAGACCCAATCTTTGACACCTACAAGTCTTTCATAAAATACACTGAAGAGGAAGGCATCGTCACAATTTGTGAATCTCAGCACTCATATGAGAAATGGAGGGAACTGATACAAGAAAAGTGTGAGTCTGACATCGACCCACGATCCATATACGCTCTGACCCTTAGCGAAGTCAATGGAACCATAATGGCACTGGGACCACTCAATCAGTCCACTGGAAGGCTGCTTCCCTCCTCTGGTTCCAGTGCTGTTGTCCTGAAACAGAAGGATGAAGATTTCATGCCCGCTCTGGACATTTTGTGCCTgaatcagtgtgaaaacatttatgATGAAAACAGTCAAGAGTTTCATGATTTCAGGATCAAAGTTGAGGAGGAGTTCTACAGAGGAGGCAAAGTCAAATGGTGGAACTTCTACTTctgtgacaaagacaaagacaagccATTTGTCAAGCGGGACAAGTATGAAAATGTGAAGAAGATGATCAGGTCTCAGTTGAGAGACTCAAAAAACATATGTGCTCTGATCAATCTGTTTCACCATCCAGGCTGTGGTGGCACCACCTTAGCAATGCACGTGATGTGGGATCTCCGTCATGAGTTCAGATGCGCTGTGCTGAAAGACAACACACTGCCAAAGACAGAAGTTGCCATTCAAGTTCAAAGGCTCATGAAACTTGAAAGTGAGAGACCATCTCCAGTTTTGCTGTTAATCGATGACTCAAAGGAAACTGGGAATCCTCATGATCTTGTGAACTGCATACATAAAGCTGCATTAGAGGACAgcttaaatataaatatagatgATGCACCAAACTGCAAAGTGATCATCCTTAACTGTGTTCGTTCCCATAGTCCAAAGGACCAGTACAGACAGCACAATCCATCACAAGCTCAATACATAACTGCTTCATTGACACAAGAAGAACAGAAGGACTTTGAAAAGAAACTCAAAGAGCTTGAAGAAACCCATGAAAACCCTAAAAACTTTTACAGCTTCATGATCATGAAGCGCAATTTTGAAGAAAAATACATCAATGATCTTGCTCGTAACACACTGGTGAACTTTGATATCAGCAAAAAGGAGGCCCGACTGTTTGCCTTCCTGGCATTACTGAACACCTACGTGGCAGGATCTgaaatttctctctctctctgtgaagATTTTTTGGGGATGAAAATGATTCGCTGGCAAGAGGACAGTATACTGGACAGAATGAAGCCATATTCAAACTTTCTCATCATAGACACAGTTGAAGACTGGGGAGGATACAAAGGAATCCGAATCCTTCATCACTCCATAGCATCTGCATGTCTTGATGAGTTTGAGAGAAGCTGCTATTTGAAAGTAAGCGATATCACTGTAGAGATTCTTCACTGTGATCTGTTCTTCAGTGTTGGAGTTGTCAAACACAGATTCATGCTATCAATTCAACGAATGTTGATTGAAAGGCAGCGCAAAAAAGgtgagagagatgagagagagccattttctcctctcatAGGCAAAATCCACAACCAGCAAGGGAGACAAACTGTCCAAGAAATCTTTGTGAAAGCATCATCCAGGTTTGTGACAAGTGCATCTATTCCACAGGCACTGGCAAGATATTTGTGCATCAATGAGCGTGACTTCCCAGAAGCTCTGAAATGGGCAGAAAAGGCCAAGAACATTAAGGAAAACCCATacacatttgacacaattgGGCAGATTcacaaaagcaatttaaaatctaacaaccacaaagaaaagcAGGAGACATCATGCAATCCAGAAGACctaaacacaaacattaaaatagcAGTAAATGCCATCACAGCATTTAGAAGAGCTCAAGAGCTGGCAAATGCAGAGGATGAACCTGAGATGGAGGCTGCTGATGATGAGTCAGATGACTATCCCAGAAAGTCATATAATGTTTTTGGCTATGTAGGTGTGCTGGAAATTGCCTTCCTTGTCCTTGAGATTTTGAGCAGATTGCCGTTCTTTGAGCAAAGTGATCCAATGAAGAAGAAGTACTTGCAGAGTTTTCTGGAAAAAACAATCCCAATCACCAGCGTGTATAAGGAGGACAATGAGATCAACAATAGATACGTGGAGATCATCAAAGAACACAAGCAGTTTCTCCTCAGTCTGAAAACTGAAGTAAAGGAAATGTTTGAACTTTTTGACTGTTACTTCACATATATAAAAGGGAACAATTCAGATTTTGATTCAAAGAATCATCAGACCGTCTGTAGTCATTTCAAAGACTACGTAAATCTTTTTTGCACTGcgccagaagaaaaaaaaaaagaacgacAAAACAATCCTAATCTTGATTTGAAAATCGATATTGAAGAACGAAAAATGTTTCTTGAAGAGAAAAATGCAGATACATTTGCAGGAATTATTCAGCATTTGTACAAACCCGCTGAAGAGATTGAGAGCATCACAGAATGCTATGCATTCTTACAAAAAAACTttatcaacaaaaaacaaaacacaaaggaaacaaTCAATTACATTTTGTCAAACATAGTTCTTTACATTCTGAAACCAAAATCTAAACACGTCAAGAGTAGTAACCACCTCTCTGCTCTACTTTCGAAAACTCTGCAAGATGTAGGACTTGGGTTTCCCTTCCCCGACCCATACTACCTGGCTTTGCTCTTATTCTGGCCAAGTCCTACTCAGGAAAACACTGAAATCGGGGTATATGTGAGAGCAATTCGAAACTCATATCACAAGCGCCTGACTTTATGGTTTCGAAACAGGAGCACTGTTGCCCACTTCTTTTTGGGGAAAGAAGAGGGACTCAAGAGGCTTGTTTCTAAACCCCAACTGGATGAGAACTTTAAAGAGATGCGCCGTGATATCTTGGCACAACACTGGCGGAACGGAgatatatttaaagaaaaagcaATAATTGACCGCCTTCAACGAGTCAGTGGAACCACTGAGCAAGGAGAGGTGTTTGCTAATTATGGAAAACTGAAGATCCCTGTTCGTCCAGCTCTTATTGCTGGTATAAGAAGTGGTTTCAGCACAGAAAAGGTTTCTTTCTACCTTGGTTTTGCTGTTAATGGACCCCTTGCTTATGACATCCAGTATGAAAACTAG
- the LOC125895974 gene encoding sterile alpha motif domain-containing protein 9-like isoform X1, with amino-acid sequence MTTAKPPCSIENWTEEDVHHWLITEVKVHQTDADRFVEEEVSGSSLDEFKKEDILDLGIKHGPAVKITSYLRNLKKGSQHEPQFPAYVEKWTKEQVAQWLLQHVRIYNKYAVRFQEEDVSGDCLVCFTKQDLLDLEVKSGPAVRILSELRQLKNKPEPTLEPILHTSTDQTEAPNPTQPKLSLAQATASEQPESRDNIESKTDNTVENEQEKTQRPSKKASEKEEIQQPRPRDLGARRKEVSKTTVLQDASKIKLEIKKTLANLSPHDLKDFHFCLQEYSKSKHTPIPRCKLEKIDIMDTATLIIEHFSSKDALQVTKDVLKEINQLQLICDLEKNMGQLEQRTLSEHVLKKEANQGDKLKNLLTCGGNSLDNYNRFVVVVNKSSPEQVQYLQFLNKLKLFCVLDFDPNSIAPGGLCHSYRESRVANLHTPSQYQGQTESVIKNLNLCKQTSWVFCNGRHDLDSDSNKELDYRNWLRKSCGVVDQLVSFICNPEVLLHGRSLIIFLLLSPVDTEKDPIFDTYKSFIKYTEEEGIVTICESQHSYEKWRELIQEKCESDIDPRSIYALTLSEVNGTIMALGPLNQSTGRLLPSSGSSAVVLKQKDEDFMPALDILCLNQCENIYDENSQEFHDFRIKVEEEFYRGGKVKWWNFYFCDKDKDKPFVKRDKYENVKKMIRSQLRDSKNICALINLFHHPGCGGTTLAMHVMWDLRHEFRCAVLKDNTLPKTEVAIQVQRLMKLESERPSPVLLLIDDSKETGNPHDLVNCIHKAALEDSLNINIDDAPNCKVIILNCVRSHSPKDQYRQHNPSQAQYITASLTQEEQKDFEKKLKELEETHENPKNFYSFMIMKRNFEEKYINDLARNTLVNFDISKKEARLFAFLALLNTYVAGSEISLSLCEDFLGMKMIRWQEDSILDRMKPYSNFLIIDTVEDWGGYKGIRILHHSIASACLDEFERSCYLKVSDITVEILHCDLFFSVGVVKHRFMLSIQRMLIERQRKKGERDEREPFSPLIGKIHNQQGRQTVQEIFVKASSRFVTSASIPQALARYLCINERDFPEALKWAEKAKNIKENPYTFDTIGQIHKSNLKSNNHKEKQETSCNPEDLNTNIKIAVNAITAFRRAQELANAEDEPEMEAADDESDDYPRKSYNVFGYVGVLEIAFLVLEILSRLPFFEQSDPMKKKYLQSFLEKTIPITSVYKEDNEINNRYVEIIKEHKQFLLSLKTEVKEMFELFDCYFTYIKGNNSDFDSKNHQTVCSHFKDYVNLFCTAPEEKKKERQNNPNLDLKIDIEERKMFLEEKNADTFAGIIQHLYKPAEEIESITECYAFLQKNFINKKQNTKETINYILSNIVLYILKPKSKHVKSSNHLSALLSKTLQDVGLGFPFPDPYYLALLLFWPSPTQENTEIGVYVRAIRNSYHKRLTLWFRNRSTVAHFFLGKEEGLKRLVSKPQLDENFKEMRRDILAQHWRNGDIFKEKAIIDRLQRVSGTTEQGEVFANYGKLKIPVRPALIAGIRSGFSTEKVSFYLGFAVNGPLAYDIQYEN; translated from the exons ATGACTACGGCAAAGCCTCCTTGTTCCATTGAAAACTGGACTGAGGAAGATGTCCACCACTGGCTGATCACAGAGGTCAAAGTTCATCAGACAGATGCAGACAGATTCGTTGAAGAAGAAGTGTCAGGATCAAGTTTAGATGAGTTTAAAAAGGAAGACATCTTGGACTTGGGAATAAAACACGGTCCTGCTGTAAAAATCACATCCTATCTAAGAAATCTGAAAAAAGGATCACAACATGAGCCGCAGTTCCCAGCATATGTGGAAAAGTGGACAAAGGAGCAAGTGGCCCAGTGGTTACTGCAGCATGTTAGGATATACAACAAATATGCAGTACGATTCCAAGAGGAAGATGTGTCTGGAGATTGCCTTGTTTGCTTCACGAAGCAAGATTTACTGGACCTGGAAGTGAAAAGCGGTCCTGCTGTAAGAATTCTGTCAGAACTCCGtcagctgaaaaacaaaccagagcCGACACTGGAACCCATCCTTCACACCAGCACAGACCAAACAGAAGCTCCAAATCCCACTCAACCTAAGCTGAGTCTGGCGCAGGCCACGGCATCCGAACAACCAGAATCACGTGACAATATTGAATCAAAAACAGACAATACGGTGGAAAATGAACAAGAAAAGACTCAGCGACCATCCAAGAAAGCTTCAGAGAAGGAGGAAATTCAGCAGCCAAGGCCACGAGACTTGGGGGCCAGGAGAAAAGAGGTTTCTAAA ACTACAGTCCTACAAGACGCATCCAAGATTAAACTGGAGATAAAGAAGACCCTAGCCAACCTTTCACCACATGACCTGAAAGATTTCCATTTCTGCTTACAAGAATACTCAAAATCCAAACATACACCTATTCCTCGGTGTAAACTGGAAAAGATTGACATCATGGACACAGCTACATTAATAATTGAGCACTTCAGTAGCAAAGATGCTTTACAAGTCACAAAAGATGTTCTAAAAGAAATCAATCAGCTTCAACTCATCTGTGACCTGGAAAAGAACATGG GCCAACTGGAGCAGCGGACTCTGTCAGAACATGTTTTGAAGAAAGAAGCTAACCAGGGTGACAAACTAAAGAATTTATTAACTTGTGGTGGGAACTCACTGGATAATTATAACAGATTTGTTGTTGTAGTAAACAAGAGCAGTCCAGAACAAGTGCAGTATCTACAGTTCTTGAATAAGCTAAAACTGTTCTGTGTGTTAGATTTTGACCCCAACTCCATTGCTCCAGGTGGACTGTGTCATTCCTACAGAGAGTCAAGGGTAGCCAATCTTCACACTCCATCACAATATCAAGGACAAACTGAGTCAGTAATCAAGAACCTGAACCTCTGCAAACAGACCAGCTGGGTCTTCTGCAATGGCAGACATGATCTTGACAGTGACTCAAACAAGGAGTTAGACTATAGGAACTGGCTGAGGAAATCTTGTGGAGTTGTAGACCAATTGGTTTCATTCATTTGCAACCCTGAAGTTCTTCTTCATGGAAGAAGTCTCATCATATTCCTCCTGCTTTCACCTGTGGATACTGAGAAAGACCCAATCTTTGACACCTACAAGTCTTTCATAAAATACACTGAAGAGGAAGGCATCGTCACAATTTGTGAATCTCAGCACTCATATGAGAAATGGAGGGAACTGATACAAGAAAAGTGTGAGTCTGACATCGACCCACGATCCATATACGCTCTGACCCTTAGCGAAGTCAATGGAACCATAATGGCACTGGGACCACTCAATCAGTCCACTGGAAGGCTGCTTCCCTCCTCTGGTTCCAGTGCTGTTGTCCTGAAACAGAAGGATGAAGATTTCATGCCCGCTCTGGACATTTTGTGCCTgaatcagtgtgaaaacatttatgATGAAAACAGTCAAGAGTTTCATGATTTCAGGATCAAAGTTGAGGAGGAGTTCTACAGAGGAGGCAAAGTCAAATGGTGGAACTTCTACTTctgtgacaaagacaaagacaagccATTTGTCAAGCGGGACAAGTATGAAAATGTGAAGAAGATGATCAGGTCTCAGTTGAGAGACTCAAAAAACATATGTGCTCTGATCAATCTGTTTCACCATCCAGGCTGTGGTGGCACCACCTTAGCAATGCACGTGATGTGGGATCTCCGTCATGAGTTCAGATGCGCTGTGCTGAAAGACAACACACTGCCAAAGACAGAAGTTGCCATTCAAGTTCAAAGGCTCATGAAACTTGAAAGTGAGAGACCATCTCCAGTTTTGCTGTTAATCGATGACTCAAAGGAAACTGGGAATCCTCATGATCTTGTGAACTGCATACATAAAGCTGCATTAGAGGACAgcttaaatataaatatagatgATGCACCAAACTGCAAAGTGATCATCCTTAACTGTGTTCGTTCCCATAGTCCAAAGGACCAGTACAGACAGCACAATCCATCACAAGCTCAATACATAACTGCTTCATTGACACAAGAAGAACAGAAGGACTTTGAAAAGAAACTCAAAGAGCTTGAAGAAACCCATGAAAACCCTAAAAACTTTTACAGCTTCATGATCATGAAGCGCAATTTTGAAGAAAAATACATCAATGATCTTGCTCGTAACACACTGGTGAACTTTGATATCAGCAAAAAGGAGGCCCGACTGTTTGCCTTCCTGGCATTACTGAACACCTACGTGGCAGGATCTgaaatttctctctctctctgtgaagATTTTTTGGGGATGAAAATGATTCGCTGGCAAGAGGACAGTATACTGGACAGAATGAAGCCATATTCAAACTTTCTCATCATAGACACAGTTGAAGACTGGGGAGGATACAAAGGAATCCGAATCCTTCATCACTCCATAGCATCTGCATGTCTTGATGAGTTTGAGAGAAGCTGCTATTTGAAAGTAAGCGATATCACTGTAGAGATTCTTCACTGTGATCTGTTCTTCAGTGTTGGAGTTGTCAAACACAGATTCATGCTATCAATTCAACGAATGTTGATTGAAAGGCAGCGCAAAAAAGgtgagagagatgagagagagccattttctcctctcatAGGCAAAATCCACAACCAGCAAGGGAGACAAACTGTCCAAGAAATCTTTGTGAAAGCATCATCCAGGTTTGTGACAAGTGCATCTATTCCACAGGCACTGGCAAGATATTTGTGCATCAATGAGCGTGACTTCCCAGAAGCTCTGAAATGGGCAGAAAAGGCCAAGAACATTAAGGAAAACCCATacacatttgacacaattgGGCAGATTcacaaaagcaatttaaaatctaacaaccacaaagaaaagcAGGAGACATCATGCAATCCAGAAGACctaaacacaaacattaaaatagcAGTAAATGCCATCACAGCATTTAGAAGAGCTCAAGAGCTGGCAAATGCAGAGGATGAACCTGAGATGGAGGCTGCTGATGATGAGTCAGATGACTATCCCAGAAAGTCATATAATGTTTTTGGCTATGTAGGTGTGCTGGAAATTGCCTTCCTTGTCCTTGAGATTTTGAGCAGATTGCCGTTCTTTGAGCAAAGTGATCCAATGAAGAAGAAGTACTTGCAGAGTTTTCTGGAAAAAACAATCCCAATCACCAGCGTGTATAAGGAGGACAATGAGATCAACAATAGATACGTGGAGATCATCAAAGAACACAAGCAGTTTCTCCTCAGTCTGAAAACTGAAGTAAAGGAAATGTTTGAACTTTTTGACTGTTACTTCACATATATAAAAGGGAACAATTCAGATTTTGATTCAAAGAATCATCAGACCGTCTGTAGTCATTTCAAAGACTACGTAAATCTTTTTTGCACTGcgccagaagaaaaaaaaaaagaacgacAAAACAATCCTAATCTTGATTTGAAAATCGATATTGAAGAACGAAAAATGTTTCTTGAAGAGAAAAATGCAGATACATTTGCAGGAATTATTCAGCATTTGTACAAACCCGCTGAAGAGATTGAGAGCATCACAGAATGCTATGCATTCTTACAAAAAAACTttatcaacaaaaaacaaaacacaaaggaaacaaTCAATTACATTTTGTCAAACATAGTTCTTTACATTCTGAAACCAAAATCTAAACACGTCAAGAGTAGTAACCACCTCTCTGCTCTACTTTCGAAAACTCTGCAAGATGTAGGACTTGGGTTTCCCTTCCCCGACCCATACTACCTGGCTTTGCTCTTATTCTGGCCAAGTCCTACTCAGGAAAACACTGAAATCGGGGTATATGTGAGAGCAATTCGAAACTCATATCACAAGCGCCTGACTTTATGGTTTCGAAACAGGAGCACTGTTGCCCACTTCTTTTTGGGGAAAGAAGAGGGACTCAAGAGGCTTGTTTCTAAACCCCAACTGGATGAGAACTTTAAAGAGATGCGCCGTGATATCTTGGCACAACACTGGCGGAACGGAgatatatttaaagaaaaagcaATAATTGACCGCCTTCAACGAGTCAGTGGAACCACTGAGCAAGGAGAGGTGTTTGCTAATTATGGAAAACTGAAGATCCCTGTTCGTCCAGCTCTTATTGCTGGTATAAGAAGTGGTTTCAGCACAGAAAAGGTTTCTTTCTACCTTGGTTTTGCTGTTAATGGACCCCTTGCTTATGACATCCAGTATGAAAACTAG